In Paramisgurnus dabryanus chromosome 7, PD_genome_1.1, whole genome shotgun sequence, the following are encoded in one genomic region:
- the pfdn5 gene encoding prefoldin subunit 5 — translation MAVNLTELALPQLESLKTQLDQETEFLSSSIGQLKVVQTKYVEAKDSLNVLNKSNEGKELLVPLTSSMYVPGKLHDVDHVLVDVGTGYYVEKKVEDGKEFFKRKIDFLTKQIEKIQPALQEKHAMKQAVVEVMNMKLQQLHSQQASQSVTTKA, via the exons ATGGCGGTGAATCTCACTGAATTAGCTCTTCCACAATTAGAGAGCTTAAAAACTCAACTTGACCAG gaAACCGAGTTTCTGTCATCATCCATAGGTCAGCTTAAAGTAGTTCAGACAAAATATGTGGAGGCCAAAGACAGTTTGAATGTCCTTAACAAGAGCAATGAAG gAAAAGAGCTACTAGTTCCCCTCACCAGTTCT ATGTATGTACCTGGAAAGCTGCATGATGTAGACCATGTCTTAGTGGATGTTGGAACAGGTTACTATGTTGAGAAG AAAGTAGAGGATGGTAAAGAGTTCTTCAAACGCAAAATTGACTTCCTTACAAAACAAATTGAGAAAATTCAGCCTGCCCTTCAAGAAAAACATGCCATGAAGCAAG CTGTGGTAGAAGTCATGAACATGAAGCTCCAGCAACTGCACAGCCAACAAGCATCACAGTCTGTTACCACCAAGGCATAA